The following coding sequences lie in one Amycolatopsis cihanbeyliensis genomic window:
- a CDS encoding Ku protein — MARPVWKGSLNFGLVTVPVQVFSATGDHTIHFRQFERGTSDRVRYRRVNERTGEEVDYHDLVRGYDLGGGEYVQVEQSELAEVAPGRSRTIDIRSFIDPAEIDPLFFQKSYWLTPGDAEFARPYAVLAAAMAETGRGAVASFVMCGREHIALVRATEALLTMDTLLFAEDVRDPETELGGLPELPEIGRKERDMAVDLIESMSTRWQPEDYPDTSTQRVRELIEDKKAGRTVTVAAEAPEPTNVVDLTEALSASIQRHGGKSGKPSRRRSGQRSGDDRAELAEASKSELARIARELAVAGRSKMSRAELVEAIEAARSARKRAS, encoded by the coding sequence ATGGCGAGGCCGGTCTGGAAGGGTTCGTTGAACTTCGGTCTGGTGACCGTCCCGGTCCAGGTGTTCAGCGCCACCGGTGATCACACCATCCACTTCCGGCAGTTCGAGCGCGGCACGTCGGACCGGGTCCGTTACCGGCGGGTCAACGAGCGAACCGGCGAGGAGGTCGACTACCACGACCTGGTGCGGGGCTATGATCTCGGCGGCGGGGAGTATGTCCAGGTCGAGCAGTCCGAGCTGGCGGAGGTCGCACCGGGTCGCTCGCGCACCATCGACATCCGGTCCTTCATAGACCCGGCCGAGATCGACCCGCTCTTCTTCCAGAAGAGCTACTGGCTCACGCCGGGTGACGCCGAGTTCGCGCGTCCCTACGCCGTGCTGGCCGCGGCGATGGCCGAGACCGGACGCGGGGCCGTCGCGTCCTTCGTCATGTGCGGCAGGGAGCACATCGCGCTGGTCCGGGCCACCGAGGCGCTGCTGACCATGGACACCCTGCTGTTCGCCGAGGACGTCCGCGACCCGGAAACCGAACTCGGCGGCCTTCCCGAGCTGCCCGAGATCGGCCGGAAGGAACGGGACATGGCCGTCGACCTGATCGAGTCGATGAGCACCCGGTGGCAGCCGGAGGACTACCCGGACACCTCTACCCAGCGCGTCCGCGAGTTGATCGAGGACAAGAAGGCGGGGCGCACCGTCACGGTGGCCGCCGAGGCCCCCGAGCCGACCAATGTCGTGGACCTGACCGAGGCGCTGTCCGCGAGCATCCAGCGGCACGGCGGGAAGTCGGGCAAGCCGTCCCGGCGGCGGTCCGGTCAACGCTCCGGGGACGACCGGGCGGAGCTGGCCGAGGCGAGCAAGTCCGAGTTGGCCAGGATTGCCCGCGAGCTCGCTGTCGCCGGCCGCTCGAAGATGAGTCGCGCGGAGCTGGTCGAGGCGATCGAGGCCGCGCGTTCCGCCCGGAAGCGAGCGTCCTGA
- a CDS encoding ANTAR domain-containing protein, whose translation MALSSARAHAQLHEAISGRQDIGEALGILMERHKLDERAAFDMLTKVSQDHNIKIRELASTINTTGEIPDHGQPANDP comes from the coding sequence GTGGCGCTGTCCAGTGCCCGCGCCCATGCGCAGCTGCACGAGGCGATCAGCGGCCGGCAGGACATCGGCGAGGCCCTCGGCATCCTGATGGAACGGCACAAGCTCGACGAACGGGCGGCGTTCGACATGTTGACGAAGGTGTCGCAGGATCACAACATCAAGATTCGCGAACTCGCCAGCACCATCAACACCACCGGTGAGATTCCGGACCACGGTCAACCGGCGAACGACCCGTAG
- a CDS encoding sodium/calcium exchanger protein, giving the protein MVALYLGGLKIARVQRPPMWRPVTTSDTRADRREDHDRQSKRPLYRLWAGFLALDLLVVIGGGATARAAGTLLTTTQLNAGVIGGIFMAVVNALPETLTAIVAARRGAVTLAIAGVIGGHCLDALNLAVGDLAYGGGSLFHAAGTGQLFLTTTALLMTAVLLGGLLVRQRHGWWRMGFDGVLLMLIYAIAVVTLAF; this is encoded by the coding sequence ATGGTCGCGCTGTACCTCGGCGGGCTGAAGATCGCGCGCGTACAACGACCACCGATGTGGCGACCGGTCACCACCAGCGACACCCGCGCGGACCGGCGGGAGGACCACGACCGGCAGAGCAAGCGGCCGCTGTACCGGCTGTGGGCGGGGTTCCTCGCACTCGACCTGCTCGTGGTGATCGGCGGCGGGGCGACGGCGCGAGCCGCCGGAACCCTGCTCACCACCACCCAGCTCAACGCGGGCGTGATCGGTGGCATCTTCATGGCCGTGGTCAACGCCCTGCCGGAGACGCTCACCGCCATCGTGGCGGCCCGCCGGGGTGCGGTGACCCTGGCGATCGCGGGCGTGATCGGCGGGCACTGCCTGGACGCGCTCAACCTGGCGGTCGGGGATCTCGCCTACGGTGGTGGTTCGCTGTTCCACGCCGCCGGCACCGGCCAGTTGTTCCTCACCACGACGGCGCTGCTGATGACCGCCGTCCTGCTCGGCGGGCTGCTGGTGCGGCAGCGTCACGGCTGGTGGCGGATGGGGTTCGACGGGGTGCTGCTCATGCTGATCTACGCCATCGCCGTGGTGACGCTCGCGTTCTGA
- the tal gene encoding transaldolase: MADAEAYDDQLRELIEAGSKPKDAFLALAQRDIREACDLLRPAFDRAGGNEEGWVSLEADPRLAYDTQASVDEAVHLHRLIDRPNLFVKIPGTEEGLPAIEESIAGGIPVNVTLLFSLSRHRAAAEAYLRGLRRLRDSGGDLASVGSVASFFVSRVDAEADRRLAEAGGPEDLRGTLAIANAKLAYQTYREVFQGPEWEELAAAGAHPQQCLWASTSTKDPQLRDVLYVEELIGPDTVNTMPRQTIADFRDHGRAADTLETGLPEARRTLDRFAEAGVDYDSVTAALEEDGVRQFADSFRELLDGIAAKQEALVR, encoded by the coding sequence ATCGCCGACGCCGAGGCCTACGACGACCAGCTGCGCGAGTTGATCGAGGCGGGAAGCAAGCCGAAGGACGCCTTCCTCGCCCTCGCCCAGCGGGACATCCGCGAGGCATGTGACCTGTTGCGCCCGGCCTTCGACCGGGCAGGGGGCAATGAGGAGGGCTGGGTGTCCCTGGAGGCCGACCCGCGGCTGGCCTACGACACCCAGGCTTCCGTCGACGAGGCGGTCCACCTGCACCGGCTGATCGACCGCCCGAACCTGTTCGTCAAGATCCCCGGTACGGAGGAGGGACTGCCGGCGATCGAGGAGTCCATCGCCGGCGGGATCCCGGTGAACGTGACCCTGCTGTTCTCGCTGTCCCGGCACCGTGCCGCGGCCGAGGCCTACCTGCGCGGGCTGCGCCGGCTCCGAGACAGCGGCGGCGACCTGGCCTCGGTGGGCTCGGTGGCCTCGTTCTTCGTGTCCCGGGTCGACGCGGAGGCCGACCGCAGGCTGGCCGAGGCAGGCGGGCCCGAGGACCTGCGGGGCACCCTGGCGATCGCGAACGCGAAACTGGCGTACCAGACCTACCGCGAGGTCTTCCAGGGGCCGGAATGGGAGGAACTCGCCGCCGCCGGGGCACACCCCCAGCAGTGCCTGTGGGCTTCCACCTCGACCAAGGACCCGCAGTTGCGGGACGTGCTGTACGTCGAGGAACTGATCGGTCCGGACACGGTCAACACGATGCCGCGGCAGACCATCGCCGACTTCCGGGACCACGGGCGGGCCGCGGACACGCTGGAGACCGGCCTGCCCGAGGCGCGGCGCACCCTGGACCGGTTCGCCGAGGCCGGCGTTGACTACGACTCGGTCACCGCGGCGCTGGAGGAGGACGGGGTGCGCCAGTTCGCGGACTCGTTCCGGGAACTGCTCGACGGCATCGCGGCGAAGCAGGAGGCCCTGGTGCGGTAG
- a CDS encoding STAS domain-containing protein: MDSCEILAAAVAERAAATRYLTVRCTRHRADVEVCAAAGEIDLHTVVLLRDALREAEQRRTGRVLIDLSEVEFLAVAGVRVLVTAAQQARAAHRQLGLVVATRPVRRVLELTGALDLLVTYDCLADAVAALSAPDLPAGRLPAGDG, from the coding sequence ATGGATTCTTGCGAGATCCTCGCCGCCGCCGTGGCCGAGCGCGCGGCGGCGACCCGGTACCTGACGGTGCGCTGTACCCGGCATCGTGCCGACGTGGAGGTGTGCGCCGCGGCCGGGGAGATCGACCTGCACACCGTGGTGCTGTTGCGGGACGCCCTGCGCGAGGCCGAGCAGCGGCGGACCGGCCGGGTGCTGATCGACCTGTCCGAGGTGGAGTTCCTCGCCGTAGCGGGGGTGCGGGTGCTGGTGACGGCCGCGCAGCAGGCACGGGCCGCGCACCGGCAACTGGGCCTGGTGGTAGCCACCCGGCCGGTGCGGCGGGTGCTGGAGCTGACCGGTGCCCTGGACCTGCTGGTGACCTACGACTGCCTGGCCGACGCCGTTGCCGCCCTGTCCGCCCCGGACTTACCGGCCGGGAGGCTTCCGGCCGGTGACGGGTAG